A window of the Vanessa cardui chromosome 25, ilVanCard2.1, whole genome shotgun sequence genome harbors these coding sequences:
- the LOC124540531 gene encoding protein lethal(2)essential for life-like, giving the protein MSFAPFLFNYDMPRWPRRLPDQNFGLTLSPEDLFTASTPIVPRYPVWWPKDAGSSIKLEKDKWQINVDVQHFAPSEITVKTVNGFIVVEGKHEEKQDEHGFISRQFVRRFKIPEDTDSDAIESRLSSDGVLTVLASRKDTLQGERNVPITHTGPVRKEAKDDSLKEQIIEK; this is encoded by the coding sequence ATGTCTTTTGCACCTTTCCTTTTCAACTACGACATGCCACGATGGCCCAGGCGTCTCCCAGATCAAAACTTCGGCCTCACATTGTCGCCAGAGGACCTCTTCACTGCGTCGACTCCGATTGTGCCTCGATACCCAGTTTGGTGGCCAAAGGACGCAGGTTCCTCGATCAAACTTGAAAAAGATAAATGGCAAATCAATGTCGACGTACAGCATTTTGCACCAAGTGAAATAACTGTGAAGACTGTCAATGGTTTTATAGTCGTGGAAGGAAAGCATGAAGAGAAACAAGATGAGCACGGATTTATTTCCAGGCAATTCGTAAGGCGTTTCAAGATTCCAGAGGATACGGATTCCGATGCGATCGAATCTAGACTGTCATCTGATGGTGTGTTGACTGTTTTGGCTTCAAGGAAGGATACCTTACAAGGTGAAAGGAATGTACCCATTACACACACTGGTCCGGTCCGGAAAGAAGCGAAAGACGATTCATTAAAAGAGCAAATTATCGAAAAGTGA